In Apis mellifera strain DH4 linkage group LG3, Amel_HAv3.1, whole genome shotgun sequence, one DNA window encodes the following:
- the LOC726282 gene encoding uncharacterized protein LOC726282 produces MAPGMAFAIGLILVVGQLKEGPGTLAKTFTFPEYPYKETTKNELLFRQFEQACEESGACKILSPERSDIAKTRCIRECVSPSCYKEIYLFDQLEEGEIDVRLNSFKGCFMQRNARPRK; encoded by the exons ATGGCGCCGGGGATGGCGTTTGCGATCGGTCTGATCCTCGTCGTCGGACAGCTGAAGGAAGGGCCAGGCACCCTCGCCAAGACCTTCACCTTCCCCGAATATCCGTACAAGGAGACTACCAAGAAT GAACTTCTCTTCAGGCAATTCGAGCAGGCTTGCGAAGAAAGCGGCGCTTGCAAGATCTTATCACCGGAAAGAAGCGACATCGCCAAAACAAGATGCATTCGCGAATGCGTGTCACCGTCCTGTTACaaagaaatctatttattCGATCAG CTGGAAGAAGGTGAGATCGACGTGAGATTGAACTCTTTCAAGGGTTGTTTCATGCAGCGCAACGCCCGCCCGCGAAAATAA